One region of Primulina tabacum isolate GXHZ01 chromosome 1, ASM2559414v2, whole genome shotgun sequence genomic DNA includes:
- the LOC142550186 gene encoding uncharacterized protein LOC142550186, with protein MAAALECWSSRTSTDEDMVEQVLMRTQDRSECLPENPPPAAANSSAAVANLRESALQKRFQRLSRNVSDAIASLKNSLNLDSAGEMQATGTSGCRRHVWGSVVRSLTQLYPGSQLPEKLVSNLRKHYDSLPLSYAQAGFEMKDVFLHIKLMEQASAEDHPAIMIQEMSDDEVNGSVFKLTFACNSSISWPTMSGALDSSSISCKKLQIFEKKNFTLGIVLLLIQTGQEKLFKSRIDNALKLALKRPKHNPIKLPFGLCGCQEESTKGRDLGDIEEDCNGDQNHRNGGEGLGSKVHLKLPLPDDSIVVSVDEWQTVTSGKEGVGKWLLNYDSVDIIDQIGPSTFKGTFKGKKVGIEKIKGCDKGHAYEFELRRDLLELMSCGHKNILLFNGIFIDENHGLCVVTKLMEGGSVQDLIMKNKKLHIKEILRILIDAAEGVKFMNDHGIAYKDLNTQRILVDKHGNACVGDMGIVATCKSGGEAMEYETDGYRWLAPEVISGDPENVVETRMSNAYSFGMIIWEMVTGEIAYSAYSPVQAAVGIAACGLRPEIPEGCPQILRLLMIKCWNNSPSKRPQFSEIVSTLVSVSNNNTSATR; from the exons ATGGCTGCGGCTTTGGAATGCTGGTCCAGCAGAACCAGTACCGACGAGGACATGGTGGAGCAGGTGCTTATGCGAACCCAGGACAGATCCGAGTGTCTGCCGGAGAACCCGCCACCCGCCGCTGCCAACTCCTCCGCCGCCGTCGCCAATCTTCGAGAGTCAGCATTGCAGAAGCGCTTCCAGCGGCTGAGCCGCAATGTGTCGGATGCCATTGCTTCGCTTAAGAACTCGTTAAATCTCGATTCGGCCGGTGAGATGCAGGCCACCGGGACTTCGGGCTGCCGGAGACACGTTTGGGGGAGTGTTGTACGGAGCTTGACGCAGCTGTACCCCGGCAGTCAACTTCCAGAGAAATTGGTCTCTAATCTGCGCAAACATTATGATTCTTTACCCCTGAG CTATGCACAAGCGGGATTCGAAATGAAAGATGTGTTCTTGCACATTAAGTTGATGGAGCAAGCATCGGCGGAGGATCATCCGGCTATTATGATTCAAGAAATGTCTGATGATGAAGTGAATGGCTCtgtatttaagcttacatttgCATGTAACTCTTCAATTTCATGGCCAACCATGTCAGGGGCCCTCGATAGTTCTTCGATTAGCTGTAAGAAGTTACAAATCTTTGAGAAGAAGAACTTTACTCTGGGAATAGTTTTGCTGTTAATTCAAACTGGGCAGGAAAAATTATTCAAATCCCGGATTGATAACGCTCTTAAATTAGCCTTAAAGAGGCCAAAACACAATCCAATTAAGCTACCCTTTGGACTTTGCGGATGCCAAGAGGAGAGTACCAAGGGAAGGGATCTTGGAGACATTGAAGAAGATTGTAATGGTGATCAAAATCATAGAAATGGAGGAGAAGGTTTGGGCTCAAAAGTTCATTTGAAACTCCCTCTTCCAGATGATTCGATTGTAGTTTCTGTTGATGAATGGCAAACTGTAACTTCTGGTAAAGAAGGGGTGGGGAAATGGTTGTTGAATTATGATTCTGTCGATATAATAGATCAGATTGGACCAAGTACTTTTAAGGGGACGTTCAAGGGTAAAAAAGTTGGAATTGAAAAGATCAAAGGGTGTGACAAAGGACAtgcctatgagttcgagctaAGGAGAGATTTGTTGGAATTGATGTCATGTGGACATAAGAACATCTTGCTGTTCAATGGCATTTTTATCGATGAGAATCACGGATTATGTGTCGTGACAAAGTTGATGGAAGGAGGATCCGTCCAAGACTTGATTATGAAGAACAAGAAACTTCATATTAAAGAAATCCTAAGGATTTTGATAGATGCAGCTGAAGGAGTTAAGTTCATGAATGATCATGGTATTGCTTATAAAGACTTGAATACTCAAAGGATCTTAGTAGATAAACATGGGAATGCTTGTGTTGGAGATATGGGAATAGTTGCTACTTGCAAGAGTGGTGGTGAGGCCATGGAGTATGAAACTGATGGATATCGTTGGTTGGCTCCTGAG GTCATTTCAGGTGATCCGGAGAATGTTGTAGAGACGAGGATGAGCAACGCTTATAGTTTTGGGATGATAATATGGGAGATGGTGACTGGTGAGATTGCTTATTCTGCTTATTCACCAGTGCAAGCTGCGGTTGGGATAGCTGCTTGTGGGCTTCGGCCTGAAATTCCCGAGGGATGCCCACAGATTCTAAGATTGCTGATGATAAAATGCTGGAACAACTCTCCCTCCAAACGTCCACAATTTTCTGAAATTGTGTCAACTTTGGTGAGCGTCAGCAACAATAACACAAGTGCTACTCGATAG